The following is a genomic window from Actinomadura sp. WMMB 499.
CGAAGGCCGCTGATGCCATCGTGGCAGACATCACACCGTGCCGTGCAAGTCCCGCCTGCCGGATTCCCTACCCCGAACGCGGCCGATGATCCGCGCCCGGTGCGGTCCGTCACCGCCGGTTCAGTCGCGGGACAGGACGCGCGTGACGCCGGCCGCGACCGTCAGCCCGAGGACGAGGCCCGCCGCGACGATGAAGTTCGCGATCCACTGGTAGACGCCCTTCGGCGCGAACACCGCCTCCTGCCCGAGGGTGCCGATCGGGAGGATCAGGTCGAGCGTGTAGAAGAACGGGTTGAAGTGCGGGCTGTCGTCGGCGTTCAGCTTCTTCGGGGCGCGGTCGCCGGCGAACACGATCGTCCCGAACACCAGCAGCGCGACCAGCCAGCTCGCCGCGCGGAACGGGCGGTAGCCGTAGCCGACGAGCCCGTCCTGCAGCCAGCCGACGGTCTTGAGGAACACCCCCTGCGTGCCGCGGCGGTCGCGGGCCTTCGCGAGCAGCACCGACCGTCCGTCCGCGTCCAGGCCGAGCGTCCGGTACGTCTGCGCGAGGCGCTCGTACGGCTGCGGCGCGTACCCGTCGGTGTCGCGGCGCAGCCAGCCCAGGCGCGCTTTCGCGGACATCGGCGGGTCGAGCGTCTCGTACTGCAGCCCGTCCAGCTGGAGCCGCTCCGCCCACGTGTCCGCCGCGTCCCGCAGCAGGTTGATGCGCGCGTACGACAGGTCCGCGACGCCGCGGATCGGCTCGGCGGGGCGCAGCAGCACCTCCTCGGCCTGGACGCGCTGGAGGCTCAGCGCCGTCCCCTCCGGGTTGATCAGCCGGGCCTCGCTCAGGCTGAGCTGGCCGGTGACCCGCGCCCCCGCGAACGACACGACGCCCTCGGCGACGAAGCCGTCCGAGCAGTACACGTCGTTCTCCACGCCGAGGTCGTCGCAGTTCAGCGCCGTCCGTCCCCGGTTCACCAGGCGGGCGCCGACGAACGACAGGTAGCCGCCGACGCGGGCGCCGCGCAGCCGCACCTCCCCCTCGGCGGTGAACCCGCCGTCGCAGAACACGTTCGCGGCGACGTCGAGGCGGCTCGCGGTCAGCGCGGCGCCGCCCGGGTTGTGCAGCCGCGCCTTCCGGAAGATCAGCTGCCCGCCGATGCGCGCCCCGGGCAGCCGCACCTCCCCGGTGGCGGCGAAGCCCTGGTCGCAGTACACGTTGGCCTCGACGGTCAGCCGGTCGGCCAGCAGCGCGTCGGCGTCCGGGTTGGTCAGCTGGACGCCCGACATGTTCAGGATGCCGGTGACGTTCGCACCGTCCAGCCACAGCCCGCCGGAGATGTGGCTGCCCTCCAGCCACAGGTGCCCGTCGACGCGGGTGCCGGACGCGACGAGCCCCGGCAGCCGGCAGCGCATCATGTGCACGCTGTTCATGCTCGCCCAGTACAGGTGCGGCGCCTCGTCGAACGCGCAGCCCGTCAGCGCCAGCGGCACCTCGACGGACGCGTGCCCGAGGTTCAGCGAGCCGAACACGCGGGCGCCGTTCAACCGCACGGCGGCGACGTGGCCGGGTTCGGGCGCGACGGCCCCGGCCAGCAGCGCGACCAGGACCTCGGCGCGGATCAGCCGGTCGTGTCCCCAGCGTCCCGCCTGCGCCGGGTCGTCCAAGGCCGGGTCCCCGGAGGACAGGTCGACGAGTTCGCCCTTCGGGAACGCCTCCCAGAGGCGGCGTTCGGAAGGCGTCAGGTCCTCGATGTTCATTGCTCGGCTCCGGTGGTCCGGGGGGACGGTGGGCTGTGTCTGCAATGGTGCCGTACGCTTCAGGTCGTCAGGAAAATCGCAGATCAGTGAGGGGGCGGTCGTGGCGCGTGTCGTCGTCGACGTCATGCTCAAGCCGGAGATCCTGGACCCGCAGGGGCAGGCGATCGCCCGGAAGCTGCCGCAGCTCGGGTTCGAGGGCGTCGTCGCCGTCCGCCAGGGCAAGCGGTTCGAGGTCGAGCTCGAGGGCGAGGCCGACGAGGCGGCGCTGGAGCGGGTCCGCAAGATCGCGGAGACGCTGCTGGCGAACCCCGTGATCGAGAACTTCGAAC
Proteins encoded in this region:
- the purS gene encoding phosphoribosylformylglycinamidine synthase subunit PurS; amino-acid sequence: MARVVVDVMLKPEILDPQGQAIARKLPQLGFEGVVAVRQGKRFEVELEGEADEAALERVRKIAETLLANPVIENFELRVL